The following coding sequences lie in one Arabidopsis thaliana chromosome 3, partial sequence genomic window:
- a CDS encoding proline-rich receptor-like kinase, putative (DUF1421) (CONTAINS InterPro DOMAIN/s: Ubiquitin-associated/translation elongation factor EF1B, N-terminal, eukaryote (InterPro:IPR015940), Protein of unknown function DUF1421 (InterPro:IPR010820), UBA-like (InterPro:IPR009060); BEST Arabidopsis thaliana protein match is: Protein of unknown function (DUF1421) (TAIR:AT5G14540.1); Has 90069 Blast hits to 50370 proteins in 2078 species: Archae - 118; Bacteria - 11979; Metazoa - 33430; Fungi - 17845; Plants - 12302; Viruses - 1904; Other Eukaryotes - 12491 (source: NCBI BLink).): protein MNTCQFMDKQIMDLSSSSSLPSTDFIDLMNNHDGDDHQKKQVIGDNGLDSKKEVIVPSYDFHPIRPTTAARLSHSALDLAGSTTRVNWSASDYKPVSTTSPNTNFGSLDSIEPSKLVPDKGQNVFNTTIMSEIIDRTMKKHTDTLLHVMEGVSARLSQLETRTHNLENLVDDLKVSVDNSHGSTDGKMRQLKNILVEVQSGVQLLKDKQEILEAQLSKHQVSNQHAKTHSLHVDPTAQSPAPVPMQQFPLTSFPQPPSSTAAPSQPPSSQLPPQLPTQFSSQQEPYCPPPSHPQPPPSNPPPYQAPQTQTPHQPSYQSPPQQPQYPQQPPPSSGYNPEEQPPYQMQSYPPNPPRQQPPAGSTPSQQFYNPPQPQPSMYDGAGGRSNSGFPSGYLSEPYTYSGSPMSSAKPPHISSNGTGYPQLSNSRPLPHALPMVSAVSSGGGSSSPRSESRAPIDDVIDRVTTMGFPRDQVRATVRKLTENGQAVDLNVVLDKLMNEGGAPPGGFFGGR, encoded by the exons ATGAATACTTGTCAGTTTATGGATAAGCAGATAATggatctatcttcttcttcatctctacCTTCCACTGATTTCATCGATCTGATGAACAATCATGACGGCGATGATCACCAGAAGAAGCAGGTGATCGGCGATAATGGATTGGACTCTAAGAAAGAAGTGATCGTTCCTAGCTATGATTTCCATCCCATACGTCCCACCACCGCCGCACGATTGTCTCACTCGGCTTTAGATCTCGCCGGATCCACGACTAGGGTTAATTGGTCCGCCTCTGATTATAAACCCGTTTCCACTACTTCGCCTAACACT AATTTTGGATCTCTCGATTCTATTGAACCTTCCAAGTTGGTTCCTGACAAGggtcaaaatgtgtttaaCACGACTATTATGTCCGAGATTATAGATAGGACAATGAAGAAACATACCGATACCTTGCTTCATGTAATGGAAGGTGTTAGTGCACGTCTTTCACAGCTGGAGACCAGAACCCACAACCTCGAGAACCTGGTGGATGATCTCAAAGTTTCTGTTGACAATAGTCACGGCAGCACTGATGGGAAAATGAGACAGCTTAAAAATATCCTTGTAGAG GTGCAGAGTGGTGTGCAACTATTGAAGGACAAACAAGAGATTCTCGAAGCTCAGCTTTCAAAGCATCAGGTATCCAACCAGCATGCCAAAACACACTCTTTACACGTTGATCCCACTGCTCAATCGCCCGCTCCAGTCCCTATGCAGCAGTTTCCTCTTACTTCTTTCCCACAGCCACCATCTTCCACTGCTGCTCCTTCCCAGCCACCTTCCTCGCAACTACCACCTCAGCTACCTACGCAGTTTTCTTCTCAACAAGAGCCGTATTGTCCTCCGCCTAGTCATCCTCAACCACCTCCATCAAACCCGCCTCCTTACCAAGCTCCTCAGACCCAAACGCCGCATCAACCATCTTACCAGTCACCGCCTCAGCAGCCACAGTACCCCCAACAGCCACCACCATCATCAGGCTACAACCCCGAAGAACAACCACCATATCAGATGCAATCTTACCCGCCAAACCCTCCTCGTCAACAGCCACCTGCTGGTTCTACCCCTTCTCAACAGTTCTACAACCCTCCTCAACCACAACCATCAATGTACGATGGAGCGGGTGGTAGATCTAATTCAGGTTTTCCGTCCGGCTACTTGTCTGAACCTTACACATACAGTGGTTCACCAATGTCCTCAGCGAAACCGCCACATATAAGTAGCAATGGAACTGGTTACCCACAGCTCTCAAATTCACGTCCATTGCCACACGCTTTGCCAATGGTTTCAGCCGTCAGCAGCGGTGGTGGCTCTAGTTCCCCTAGATCAGAAAGCAGAGCCCCAATCGATGATGTAATCGACAGGGTGACAACCATGGGATTCCCAAGGGACCAAGTCAGAGCAACAGTGAGAAAACTGACTGAAAACGGCCAAGCTGTTGACCTCAACGTGGTTCTGGATAAGTTGATGAACGAAGGAGGAGCTCCACCTGGAGGTTTTTTTGGTGGTCGGTAG
- the PPT2 gene encoding phosphoenolpyruvate (pep)/phosphate translocator 2: MFALTFLNPNPRLPSPLFLAKSTPESALSRRSRAFSSSNSYPWRPNLRFNGFKLKSATVPENVEGGDLESGSLVKGLKLGGMFGVWYLLNIYYNIFNKQVLRVYPYPATVTAFQLGCGTLMIAIMWLLKLHPRPKFSPSQFTVIVQLAVAHTLGNLLTNVSLGRVNVSFTHTIKAMEPFFTVLLSVLLLGEWPSLWIVCSLLPIVAGVSLASFTEASFNCAMASNVTNQSRNVLSKKFMVGKDALDNINLFSIITIISFILLVPLAILIDGFKVTPSHLQVATSQGLSVKEFCIMSLLAGVCLHSYQQVSYMILEMVSPVTHSVGNCVKRVVVITSSILFFKTPVSPLNSIGTATALAGVYLYSRAKRVQVKPNPKMS; the protein is encoded by the exons ATGTTCGCTCTCACATTtctaaatccaaatccaagaCTTCCATCTCCATTGTTCCTTGCCAAGTCTACTCCTGAATCAGCGTTgagcagaagaagcagagctttttcatcttctaacTCTTATCCTTGGAGACCGAACCTTAGATTTAATGGCTTCAAGCTCAAGTCAGCTACAGTTCCGGAGAATGTGGAAGGAGGAGATTTGGAATCTGGAAGTTTGGTTAAAGGGTTGAAGCTAGGAGGCATGTTTGGAGTTTGGTACCTTCTCAATATCTACTACAACATTTTCAACAAACAG GTACTTAGGGTTTATCCATATCCAGCGACTGTAACAGCATTTCAATTAGGGTGTGGAACGTTGATGATTGCTATAATGTGGCTCCTTAAACTCCATCCACGCCCCAAATTTTCTCCTTCTCAG TTTACGGTGATCGTACAACTAGCAGTAGCTCACACGTTAGGGAACTTGTTAACAAATGTGAGCTTAGGAAGAGTAAATGTCTCTTTCACCCACACTATCAAAGCAATGGAGCCTTTCTTCACCGTCTTGCTTTCTGTTCTCTTGCTCGGTGAG TGGCCGAGTCTGTGGATTGTTTGTTCGTTGTTACCTATTGTCGCTGGAGTCTCTTTAGCATCTTTCACAGAAGCTTCTTTCAATTG TGCAATGGCTTCTAATGTGACGAATCAATCACGCAATGTCCTCAGTAAAAAATTCATGGTTGGAAAG GACGCTTTGGACAACATCAACCTTTTCTCTATAATAACCATTATCTCCTTTATCTTACTGGTTCCTTTAGCAATCCTCATCGATGGGTTCAAGGTTACTCCTTCGCATTTACAAGTAGCA ACAAGCCAGGGTTTGTCGGTAAAAGAGTTTTGCATCATGTCTCTACTTGCTGGTGTTTGCTTGCATAGCTACCAACAG GTATCGTATATGATATTGGAGATGGTGTCTCCAGTAACACACTCTGTAGGGAACTGCGTGAAGCGTGTGGTGGTTATTACATCAtccattcttttcttcaaaactCCAGTCTCACCTCTTAACTCTATAG GTACCGCGACTGCACTAGCTGGAGTATATTTGTACAGCAGAGCCAAACGAGTCCAAgtcaaaccaaatccaaaaatgtCTTGA
- the PPT2 gene encoding phosphoenolpyruvate (pep)/phosphate translocator 2 (phosphoenolpyruvate (pep)/phosphate translocator 2 (PPT2); FUNCTIONS IN: antiporter activity; INVOLVED IN: transport; LOCATED IN: integral to membrane, chloroplast, membrane; EXPRESSED IN: 19 plant structures; EXPRESSED DURING: 13 growth stages; CONTAINS InterPro DOMAIN/s: Protein of unknown function DUF6, transmembrane (InterPro:IPR000620), Tpt phosphate/phosphoenolpyruvate translocator (InterPro:IPR004696), Protein of unknown function DUF250 (InterPro:IPR004853); BEST Arabidopsis thaliana protein match is: Glucose-6-phosphate/phosphate translocator-related (TAIR:AT5G33320.1); Has 2511 Blast hits to 2510 proteins in 289 species: Archae - 8; Bacteria - 55; Metazoa - 551; Fungi - 395; Plants - 1226; Viruses - 0; Other Eukaryotes - 276 (source: NCBI BLink).), with the protein MFALTFLNPNPRLPSPLFLAKSTPESALSRRSRAFSSSNSYPWRPNLRFNGFKLKSATVPENVEGGDLESGSLVKGLKLGGMFGVWYLLNIYYNIFNKQVLRVYPYPATVTAFQLGCGTLMIAIMWLLKLHPRPKFSPSQFTVIVQLAVAHTLGNLLTNVSLGRVNVSFTHTIKAMEPFFTVLLSVLLLGEWPSLWIVCSLLPIVAGVSLASFTEASFNWIGFCSAMASNVTNQSRNVLSKKFMVGKDALDNINLFSIITIISFILLVPLAILIDGFKVTPSHLQVATSQGLSVKEFCIMSLLAGVCLHSYQQVSYMILEMVSPVTHSVGNCVKRVVVITSSILFFKTPVSPLNSIGTATALAGVYLYSRAKRVQVKPNPKMS; encoded by the exons ATGTTCGCTCTCACATTtctaaatccaaatccaagaCTTCCATCTCCATTGTTCCTTGCCAAGTCTACTCCTGAATCAGCGTTgagcagaagaagcagagctttttcatcttctaacTCTTATCCTTGGAGACCGAACCTTAGATTTAATGGCTTCAAGCTCAAGTCAGCTACAGTTCCGGAGAATGTGGAAGGAGGAGATTTGGAATCTGGAAGTTTGGTTAAAGGGTTGAAGCTAGGAGGCATGTTTGGAGTTTGGTACCTTCTCAATATCTACTACAACATTTTCAACAAACAG GTACTTAGGGTTTATCCATATCCAGCGACTGTAACAGCATTTCAATTAGGGTGTGGAACGTTGATGATTGCTATAATGTGGCTCCTTAAACTCCATCCACGCCCCAAATTTTCTCCTTCTCAG TTTACGGTGATCGTACAACTAGCAGTAGCTCACACGTTAGGGAACTTGTTAACAAATGTGAGCTTAGGAAGAGTAAATGTCTCTTTCACCCACACTATCAAAGCAATGGAGCCTTTCTTCACCGTCTTGCTTTCTGTTCTCTTGCTCGGTGAG TGGCCGAGTCTGTGGATTGTTTGTTCGTTGTTACCTATTGTCGCTGGAGTCTCTTTAGCATCTTTCACAGAAGCTTCTTTCAATTG GATTGGTTTCTGCAGTGCAATGGCTTCTAATGTGACGAATCAATCACGCAATGTCCTCAGTAAAAAATTCATGGTTGGAAAG GACGCTTTGGACAACATCAACCTTTTCTCTATAATAACCATTATCTCCTTTATCTTACTGGTTCCTTTAGCAATCCTCATCGATGGGTTCAAGGTTACTCCTTCGCATTTACAAGTAGCA ACAAGCCAGGGTTTGTCGGTAAAAGAGTTTTGCATCATGTCTCTACTTGCTGGTGTTTGCTTGCATAGCTACCAACAG GTATCGTATATGATATTGGAGATGGTGTCTCCAGTAACACACTCTGTAGGGAACTGCGTGAAGCGTGTGGTGGTTATTACATCAtccattcttttcttcaaaactCCAGTCTCACCTCTTAACTCTATAG GTACCGCGACTGCACTAGCTGGAGTATATTTGTACAGCAGAGCCAAACGAGTCCAAgtcaaaccaaatccaaaaatgtCTTGA
- the DRH1 gene encoding DEAD box RNA helicase 1 (DEAD box RNA helicase 1 (DRH1); FUNCTIONS IN: ATPase activity, ATP-dependent RNA helicase activity; EXPRESSED IN: 25 plant structures; EXPRESSED DURING: 15 growth stages; CONTAINS InterPro DOMAIN/s: DNA/RNA helicase, DEAD/DEAH box type, N-terminal (InterPro:IPR011545), RNA helicase, ATP-dependent, DEAD-box, conserved site (InterPro:IPR000629), RNA helicase, DEAD-box type, Q motif (InterPro:IPR014014), WW/Rsp5/WWP (InterPro:IPR001202), DEAD-like helicase, N-terminal (InterPro:IPR014001), DNA/RNA helicase, C-terminal (InterPro:IPR001650), Helicase, superfamily 1/2, ATP-binding domain (InterPro:IPR014021); BEST Arabidopsis thaliana protein match is: DEAD box RNA helicase family protein (TAIR:AT5G14610.2); Has 49839 Blast hits to 48969 proteins in 3110 species: Archae - 949; Bacteria - 26028; Metazoa - 6650; Fungi - 4984; Plants - 2792; Viruses - 23; Other Eukaryotes - 8413 (source: NCBI BLink).), translating into MAATAAASVVRYAPEDHTLPKPWKGLIDDRTGYLYFWNPETNVTQYEKPTPSLPPKFSPAVSVSSSVQVQQTDAYAPPKDDDKYSRGSERVSRFSEGGRSGPPYSNGAANGVGDSAYGAASTRVPLPSSAPASELSPEAYSRRHEITVSGGQVPPPLMSFEATGFPPELLREVLSAGFSAPTPIQAQSWPIAMQGRDIVAIAKTGSGKTLGYLIPGFLHLQRIRNDSRMGPTILVLSPTRELATQIQEEAVKFGRSSRISCTCLYGGAPKGPQLRDLERGADIVVATPGRLNDILEMRRISLRQISYLVLDEADRMLDMGFEPQIRKIVKEIPTKRQTLMYTATWPKGVRKIAADLLVNPAQVNIGNVDELVANKSITQHIEVVAPMEKQRRLEQILRSQEPGSKVIIFCSTKRMCDQLTRNLTRQFGAAAIHGDKSQPERDNVLNQFRSGRTPVLVATDVAARGLDVKDIRAVVNYDFPNGVEDYVHRIGRTGRAGATGQAFTFFGDQDSKHASDLIKILEGANQRVPPQIREMATRGGGGMNKFSRWGPPSGGRGRGGDSGYGGRGSFASRDRSSNGWGRERERSRSPERFNRAPPPSSTGSPPRSFHETMMMKHR; encoded by the exons ATGGCTGCTACCGCTGCTGCTTCTGTTGTCCGTTACGCACCTGAGGATCATACTCTTCCCAAGCCCTGGAAAGGCCTTATCGATGATAGAACTGGTTACTTGTACTTTTGGAATCCTGAGACCAATGTTACTCAGTACGAGAAACCAACCCCCTCTCTACCTCCTAAGTTTTCTCCCGCCGTTTCTGTTAGCTCTTCCGTTCAGGTTCAACAAACTGATGCCTATGCTCCTCCCAAGGATGACGATAAGTACTCCAGAGGCTCTGAACGTGTGTCCAGGTTTTCTGAG GGTGGCAGGAGTGGACCGCCTTATTCGAACGGTGCTGCTAATGGAGTTGGGGATTCTGCTTATGGTGCAGCATCTACCAGAGTTCCTCTTCCTTCATCAGCTCCAGCAAGTGAACTATCCCCTGAGGCCTATTCCCGCCGTCATGAAATTACTGTCAGT GGGGGCCAAGTACCACCACCTCTAATGTCCTTTGAAGCTACTGGTTTTCCACCTGAGCTTCTGCGGGAG gTACTCAGTGCAGGTTTCTCTGCTCCAACTCCAATTCAAGCTCAGTCATGGCCCATTGCTATGCAAGGTAGGGACATAGTAGCCATTGCTAAAACTGGCTCGGGAAAAACTTTGGGTTACTTGATTCCTGGATTTTTGCATCTTCAACGTATCCGAAATGATTCGCGAATGGGCCCAACAATCTTGGTATTGTCTCCAACGAGAGAGCTGGCCACACAAATCCAAGAAGAAGCTGTTAAATTTGGGAGGTCATCAAGAATTTCGTGTACG TGTTTGTATGGTGGTGCACCAAAGGGCCCTCAGTTGAGGGATTTAGAAAGAGGAGCAGATATCGTGGTTGCAACTCCTGGGAGATTGAATGATATCCTTGAAATGAGGAGGATTAGTCTGCGTCAGATATCTTATCTTGTGCTAGATGAGGCAGATAGAATGTTGGACATGGGTTTTGAACCTCAGATAAGGAAGATTGTGAAAGAAATTCCCACTAAGCGTCAAACCCTTATGTACACAGCTACATGGCCAAAGGGAGTTAGGAAAATTGCAGCTGACTTGCTTGTTAACCCTGCTCAAGTCAACATTGGCAATGTTGACGAGCTTGTGGCTAACAAGTCAATCACACAG CATATTGAAGTGGTAGCACCAatggagaaacagaggaggtTAGAGCAGATCTTGCGGTCTCAGGAACCAGGCTCAAAGGTGATAATATTCTGCTCAACCAAAAGGATGTGTGATCAACTAACACGCAATCTAACCCGCCAATTTGGAGCTGCTGCTATACATGGAGACAAGTCCCAGCCTGAGAGAGACAATGTTCTTAATCAATTCCGCAGTGGCAGAACTCCGGTTCTTGTAGCAACCGATGTTGCTGCTCGTGGTCTGGACGTTAAGGACATCAG GGCGGTCGTAAACTATGATTTCCCCAATGGAGTGGAAGACTATGTTCATAGAATCGGAAGAACAGGAAGAGCTGGAGCGACTGGTCAGGCATTCACATTCTTTGGTGATCAAGATTCGAAACATGCTTCGGATCTGATCAAGATTTTGGAAGGAGCAAACCAGCGAGTTCCTCCTCAGATCCGCGAAATGGCTACACGTGGTGGTGGGGGAATGAACAAATTCAGTCGTTGGGGACCTCCTTCCGGCGGCCGTGGTCGTGGTGGCGACTCTGGTTATGGTGGCAGAGGTAGCTTTGCTTCCCGTGACAG AAGCAGCAATGGATGGGGAAGAGAGCGAGAAAGGAGCCGTAGCCCTGAGAGATTCAACAGAGCTCCACCACCGTCTTCCACCGGATCTCCTCCTCGCAGCTTCCAcgagacgatgatgatgaaacacAGATGA
- the DRH1 gene encoding DEAD box RNA helicase 1 (DEAD box RNA helicase 1 (DRH1); FUNCTIONS IN: ATPase activity, ATP-dependent RNA helicase activity; EXPRESSED IN: 25 plant structures; EXPRESSED DURING: 15 growth stages; CONTAINS InterPro DOMAIN/s: DNA/RNA helicase, DEAD/DEAH box type, N-terminal (InterPro:IPR011545), RNA helicase, ATP-dependent, DEAD-box, conserved site (InterPro:IPR000629), RNA helicase, DEAD-box type, Q motif (InterPro:IPR014014), WW/Rsp5/WWP (InterPro:IPR001202), DEAD-like helicase, N-terminal (InterPro:IPR014001), DNA/RNA helicase, C-terminal (InterPro:IPR001650), Helicase, superfamily 1/2, ATP-binding domain (InterPro:IPR014021); BEST Arabidopsis thaliana protein match is: DEAD box RNA helicase family protein (TAIR:AT5G14610.2); Has 50187 Blast hits to 49315 proteins in 3135 species: Archae - 949; Bacteria - 26432; Metazoa - 6592; Fungi - 4988; Plants - 2789; Viruses - 23; Other Eukaryotes - 8414 (source: NCBI BLink).), whose product MAATAAASVVRYAPEDHTLPKPWKGLIDDRTGYLYFWNPETNVTQYEKPTPSLPPKFSPAVSVSSSVQVQQTDAYAPPKDDDKYSRGSERVSRFSEGGRSGPPYSNGAANGVGDSAYGAASTRVPLPSSAPASELSPEAYSRRHEITVSGGQVPPPLMSFEATGFPPELLREVLSAGFSAPTPIQAQSWPIAMQGRDIVAIAKTGSGKTLGYLIPGFLHLQRIRNDSRMGPTILVLSPTRELATQIQEEAVKFGRSSRISCTCLYGGAPKGPQLRDLERGADIVVATPGRLNDILEMRRISLRQISYLVLDEADRMLDMGFEPQIRKIVKEIPTKRQTLMYTATWPKGVRKIAADLLVNPAQVNIGNVDELVANKSITQHIEVVAPMEKQRRLEQILRSQEPGSKVIIFCSTKRMCDQLTRNLTRQFGAAAIHGDKSQPERDNVLNQFRSGRTPVLVATDVAARGLDVKDIRAVVNYDFPNGVEDYVHRIGRTGRAGATGQAFTFFGDQDSKHASDLIKILEGANQRVPPQIREMATRGGGGMNKFSRWGPPSGGRGRGGDSGYGGRGSFASRDSRSSNGWGRERERSRSPERFNRAPPPSSTGSPPRSFHETMMMKHR is encoded by the exons ATGGCTGCTACCGCTGCTGCTTCTGTTGTCCGTTACGCACCTGAGGATCATACTCTTCCCAAGCCCTGGAAAGGCCTTATCGATGATAGAACTGGTTACTTGTACTTTTGGAATCCTGAGACCAATGTTACTCAGTACGAGAAACCAACCCCCTCTCTACCTCCTAAGTTTTCTCCCGCCGTTTCTGTTAGCTCTTCCGTTCAGGTTCAACAAACTGATGCCTATGCTCCTCCCAAGGATGACGATAAGTACTCCAGAGGCTCTGAACGTGTGTCCAGGTTTTCTGAG GGTGGCAGGAGTGGACCGCCTTATTCGAACGGTGCTGCTAATGGAGTTGGGGATTCTGCTTATGGTGCAGCATCTACCAGAGTTCCTCTTCCTTCATCAGCTCCAGCAAGTGAACTATCCCCTGAGGCCTATTCCCGCCGTCATGAAATTACTGTCAGT GGGGGCCAAGTACCACCACCTCTAATGTCCTTTGAAGCTACTGGTTTTCCACCTGAGCTTCTGCGGGAG gTACTCAGTGCAGGTTTCTCTGCTCCAACTCCAATTCAAGCTCAGTCATGGCCCATTGCTATGCAAGGTAGGGACATAGTAGCCATTGCTAAAACTGGCTCGGGAAAAACTTTGGGTTACTTGATTCCTGGATTTTTGCATCTTCAACGTATCCGAAATGATTCGCGAATGGGCCCAACAATCTTGGTATTGTCTCCAACGAGAGAGCTGGCCACACAAATCCAAGAAGAAGCTGTTAAATTTGGGAGGTCATCAAGAATTTCGTGTACG TGTTTGTATGGTGGTGCACCAAAGGGCCCTCAGTTGAGGGATTTAGAAAGAGGAGCAGATATCGTGGTTGCAACTCCTGGGAGATTGAATGATATCCTTGAAATGAGGAGGATTAGTCTGCGTCAGATATCTTATCTTGTGCTAGATGAGGCAGATAGAATGTTGGACATGGGTTTTGAACCTCAGATAAGGAAGATTGTGAAAGAAATTCCCACTAAGCGTCAAACCCTTATGTACACAGCTACATGGCCAAAGGGAGTTAGGAAAATTGCAGCTGACTTGCTTGTTAACCCTGCTCAAGTCAACATTGGCAATGTTGACGAGCTTGTGGCTAACAAGTCAATCACACAG CATATTGAAGTGGTAGCACCAatggagaaacagaggaggtTAGAGCAGATCTTGCGGTCTCAGGAACCAGGCTCAAAGGTGATAATATTCTGCTCAACCAAAAGGATGTGTGATCAACTAACACGCAATCTAACCCGCCAATTTGGAGCTGCTGCTATACATGGAGACAAGTCCCAGCCTGAGAGAGACAATGTTCTTAATCAATTCCGCAGTGGCAGAACTCCGGTTCTTGTAGCAACCGATGTTGCTGCTCGTGGTCTGGACGTTAAGGACATCAG GGCGGTCGTAAACTATGATTTCCCCAATGGAGTGGAAGACTATGTTCATAGAATCGGAAGAACAGGAAGAGCTGGAGCGACTGGTCAGGCATTCACATTCTTTGGTGATCAAGATTCGAAACATGCTTCGGATCTGATCAAGATTTTGGAAGGAGCAAACCAGCGAGTTCCTCCTCAGATCCGCGAAATGGCTACACGTGGTGGTGGGGGAATGAACAAATTCAGTCGTTGGGGACCTCCTTCCGGCGGCCGTGGTCGTGGTGGCGACTCTGGTTATGGTGGCAGAGGTAGCTTTGCTTCCCGTGACAG TAGAAGCAGCAATGGATGGGGAAGAGAGCGAGAAAGGAGCCGTAGCCCTGAGAGATTCAACAGAGCTCCACCACCGTCTTCCACCGGATCTCCTCCTCGCAGCTTCCAcgagacgatgatgatgaaacacAGATGA